AGAAGCACTGAAATTACAAGTATCGAAGAAACAAACTACATTTGTACCACCAGTAGCAGTATCACTTGCGAAAGTATATATTAAGCCGGATGGTGAAAATGTCGAATACATTCCATTAGCCATATATGATGACGATAGTATGATTGGATTCATTATGCATGCATTCGAATCCAATACATCGGACATGTATTGGATTAACGGATTTATGATTGATGAGCATCATCAAGGAAAAGGATATGGTAAAACTGCTTTAGCTGAAATGATTAAATGGATTACAAATGAATTTACGGAATGTAAGGAGATTCGATTAACTGTACATAAAGAGAATATTATTGCAAAGAGGTTATATGAAGGTTATGGATTTAAAAAACTTGATTATGTTTATGACGAAGAGCAAGTATATCGTTTATATGTCTAACTTTTATTTAGAAAAGGTTGTGATCTAGCGCATGGAATTTAATGAAGTAAAAATCGAAATATTTATCCCAGAGGAATATATTGAAACTCTACGAGATAAATTAAATAACATTCACGCTTGTAAGGTCGGAAATTACGATAATTGTCTATCTTACAGCACAGTTAAAGGGTACTGGAGACCTTTAGATAATGCAACACCTTTTTGCAACACCTTTTGATGGAGAAATCGGTCAAATATGTGAAGGGCAAGAATGTAAAGTCGAAATAAGGTGTAAACAAGACATTGTAAAAGACACACTTACCATAATTAATCGAATTCACCCTTACGAAACACCCATGATTTATATCATGCCACTACTAAATGCATATTTTGGACAAGTTTAATATTCTCAGAGGATATCACTTTCAAAAAACATGAAGTTAGTATTGTAATTTCATTTGTTAAAGATTACTTAAAGGTGTATTCAAAATCTATTCACGATAGTTCTAGAAAAACAAAAAATAATAATAAAGACTTAATGAGAATACATGCTATGTTACTACAAAAGGAGGGAAATCTTAATTGAAAACAAAATTTCATCATATTGTAAGAGGGATAATTATAAAAGATAAAAAGCTTTTAATAGCAAACTACAAAGGGCATCACTCTTTTCTACCAGGTGGTCATGTTGAGTTAGGAGAATCTGCAGAATGTGCATTAATTCGCGAACTTAGAGAAGAACTGGACATCAATTGTGAAGTTAAGCGCTTTTTAGGAGTGATTGAAAACCAGTGGCAAGATAGTGAAATACTTCATTATGAAATTAATCATGTTTTCGAAGTTGATAGTAACGACTTACATAGTGATATAGAACCAATTTCTAAAGAGTCTCACCTAGATTTTAGTTGGATTATTCCTAATAATGAAAATCTAATTGCATATAAAATAATGCCTGAACCTTCAGTCCGAGGATTAATAGAAAAGGTGCAAAAAGAGGAATTATCAAGTTGTTGGCTTAGCAATTTATAAAATAACATGCAAGAGTACTACGTTGTAAAAAAACATGATATAAGTACCCTTTCTCGAAAAACTAATATACTCTTAGTTCATCTTTTTAAAAATTTCATATCTGTGTTTTTTTATGACTAAAAGATATCACGCAAAAAACTACCACGCTTAAGCTATAGAACTAGAAAATGATGACATAAAGCTAAATGTTATTGTTTAAATTCATATTTTATAATTTCCATTTATAAAAATGAGCCCATAGTAAAAACAACCTAAAAATAGGCATATGAACAAGGTGCATCATCTAGTGATAGGTCATATTTTGTTGGTGTACGTATTGAACTTAGTTTATAGCGCTATTTCTATTTAGATTTAACGAACAGAAATATAGGAAAGCATCGATGGGGTTTTAATTTATAAACGGAGGTCATGAAAATGAATGAGTTTCAACAAGAACTACAAGCGTTAAGCCTTAATGATTATCAGTCTGGAAATGTTATGTATTGGGACCAGCAAAACCAATATCCATATTACTATATTGAAGATGATGCTCGTCGCTGTGGCGGTTGTGGCCGTTGCGGTGGATTTCGTTGCGGTGGATTTCGTTGTGGTGGATTCCGTTGTTTTGGTTGCTTCGGTTGCTTTAGTTGTTTTGGTTGTGGTGGTTGCGGTGGTTGCTCTAATTGTTTTGACGGTTTTAATGGTGCTACCTGGTGGGTCATTTAAATTCGTGACATAAATAAAGATATTTTTGAAAGAAAAGTGTATATACAAGTATGAACTGTAGAGACACTTTTCTTTCATTTTGTGAATTTAACAAATAAAAGGGCATCTTCTATTTTCGTCGAAATTAATATTTGATATAGCATTTCATATAGAGGTGAATGGTACATTGGATACATATCAAAAAATAGTTTCATGGGTAGAAGAAATAAAGGCACGGAATAAGAGATTCGTCTAATTGTACACAAAAAGAACACTCGGGCAAAAAGGTTATATGAAAGCTATCGTTTTGTAAATCTTGGTCATGTTTATGATGGAGAAGAAGTATACCGTTTACTTGTTTAACTTTAATTAAGAAAATGGATAAAGAGGAGAAACCTAATTGAAAACAAAATTTCATCATATTGTAAGAGGAATCATTATAAAAGATAACAAACTTTTAATAGCAAATTATAAAGGGCATCATTCTTTTCTACCAGGTGGTCATGTGGAATTAGGAGAACCTGCAGAATGCGCATTAATTCGTGAACTTAAAGAAGAAATAGATATAGATTGTGAAGTTAAGCGCTTTTTAGGAGTGATTGAAAACCAGTGGCAAGATAGCGAGACGCTTCATTATGAAATTAATCATGTTTTCGAAGTCGATAGTAACGACCTACATAGTGATATACCACCGATTTCTAAAGAGTCTCACCTGGCTTTTCATTGGATCATCCCCAATAATAAAAATCTAATTACATATAAAACAATGCCTGAACCTTCTGTTCAAAGATTAATAGAAAAGGTACAAAAAGAGGATTTATCAAATTGTTGGATTAGTAATTTATAAAGTATTGCTGAAGGGTATTGGGTACTTAAGTGTTAATAATACTGCATAGTACCCAACTAACTCTTAATAACTATTAAAGAAAGTCATCATCCCCATCAAATGAAATAATTGATTCACTTTTATTGTACAAAAGAAGTAAACCTCAGATTGTGCTCCTACAAAGAATATAAGATTCTCTCCTATATTTACAAATGAGAAATTTATATAATTTCATATTTGTAAAAATTCTTTTATCATCTCGTTTATAAAAACGAATCCAACATACAAGCTATCTAAAAATAGGCAACCGAACAAGGTACGTCACCCAATAAAACCTCATATTTTGTTGTTGTACGTATTGAAATTGGTTTCTAATTTCTATATTTATTGCTGTTTATTATGCCGATTAAACAAGTGATACATATAGAAAAGCACCGATGAATTATGCTAGACAGAAACTTTAATTTATAAACGGAGGTCATAAACATGAATGAATTTCAACAAGAACTGCAATCATTGAATCTAAATGATTATCACCCTGGAAATGTTGTGTACTGGGATAATCAAAATCAATATCCATATTATTATGCACAAGAAGATGCTCGTCGCTGCGGCGGCTGTGGACGTTGCGGCGGTTGCGGCGGACGTTGTGGTGGTTGCGGCGGACGTTGTTTCGGCTGTTTCGGCTGTGCAGGGTGCGGCGGCTGCGGCGGGGGATGCTTTAGCTGCTGGAGCTGGTGGTTCATTTAACTTTGTAACATAAATGAAGTTATTGTATGAAAGAAAGGTGTATATACATGTTCAGAGTGTAGAGACACTTTTCTTTCATTTTGTGAATTAAACAAATAAAAGGACATCTTCTATTTTCATCGAAATTAATATTTGATATAGCATTTCATACAGAGGTGGGTGAGACATTGCATACATACCAAAAATTAGTTTCATGGGTAGAAGATATAAAAGAACGGAATCATAGCTCTGCAGCAGCACTTTTTATTATGAAAGATAATGAAGTGGTACTTGAACATTATAGTGGAAATCATTCTAATACTGAAAACAGTGCTACTATAACAGCGTCTTCACAATTTAATGTTGCTTCCGCTAGAAAGAGTTACTTAGGTTTAGCGGTTGCTTATGCACTATATGAAGGGAAGATAAAGCATCTTGATGATTATGCAGCAAATTATTTTAAAGATTATGATGAGAATTTGC
This sequence is a window from Bacillus pseudomycoides DSM 12442. Protein-coding genes within it:
- a CDS encoding heterocycloanthracin/sonorensin family bacteriocin, producing the protein MNEFQQELQALSLNDYQSGNVMYWDQQNQYPYYYIEDDARRCGGCGRCGGFRCGGFRCGGFRCFGCFGCFSCFGCGGCGGCSNCFDGFNGATWWVI
- a CDS encoding GNAT family N-acetyltransferase, whose product is MNIQLKIITRDNWEEALKLQVSKKQTTFVPPVAVSLAKVYIKPDGENVEYIPLAIYDDDSMIGFIMHAFESNTSDMYWINGFMIDEHHQGKGYGKTALAEMIKWITNEFTECKEIRLTVHKENIIAKRLYEGYGFKKLDYVYDEEQVYRLYV
- a CDS encoding NUDIX domain-containing protein — encoded protein: MKTKFHHIVRGIIIKDKKLLIANYKGHHSFLPGGHVELGESAECALIRELREELDINCEVKRFLGVIENQWQDSEILHYEINHVFEVDSNDLHSDIEPISKESHLDFSWIIPNNENLIAYKIMPEPSVRGLIEKVQKEELSSCWLSNL
- a CDS encoding NUDIX domain-containing protein, which encodes MKTKFHHIVRGIIIKDNKLLIANYKGHHSFLPGGHVELGEPAECALIRELKEEIDIDCEVKRFLGVIENQWQDSETLHYEINHVFEVDSNDLHSDIPPISKESHLAFHWIIPNNKNLITYKTMPEPSVQRLIEKVQKEDLSNCWISNL
- a CDS encoding heterocycloanthracin/sonorensin family bacteriocin; this translates as MNEFQQELQSLNLNDYHPGNVVYWDNQNQYPYYYAQEDARRCGGCGRCGGCGGRCGGCGGRCFGCFGCAGCGGCGGGCFSCWSWWFI